The Colletes latitarsis isolate SP2378_abdomen chromosome 1, iyColLati1, whole genome shotgun sequence genomic interval ACTTGGGAAACTTTGGGCTCGTCAGGGAACATTCTGCAAATTAATTCCAGCTGATTACCGGTTACAGAGCAAAGGGAAATTGAATGGAAGTGTACTTGCTGGGTCTGGGAAGACTTTTCACAGGAAATTGGCGGGTCCTCCTCGTCGAGCAGTCCTCGGTGTTCTGCTGGAACTGCTGCTTGGATGACCACTTGTTTATCCGTGTAGAAAAGTCGGGCAATGATTGAATAATCGTCAAGAATTTGGATATTAGAGATCCACGAGTGGATACAGAATCGTTGCAGCTATTTGGTGGACCAAAGGCACGGTTTTCCTCAGTTCTTGCTGAGAGAAAGAAGACGTCTGACTGGGATCATCGTTAGAATAGTATTCTGTGCAAAGCAGTAGTCAGTTTTTGAAGCGAGAACGAACTATGGCTTCTTAAGATTTCACAGATCATCCAGCCACAGTGTAAAGAGATTCTGGATCTGAGTAGACGATATTAAGATCGAGGTGCAATCGTGGGAGGATTATTTTCATTCCACGTAACGATAGAGATTACCGTCGGTTATTGACCGACTGATTTTTTAAAAGAGAAATAAAAGACTTAATATTTCGAGAACAGAAGCGATTTGCGATTTATTTAATAGTAACGTCGGGAGCCTTGTAACAGTGGCAATCGGAAGTGATAATGCGCAAAGGAAATCGAGACAGTGATTGATGGTGAACTACATGTGAGGAATTAACTGGAACGAACAGACGAAGTAATCGAATAGCGTTGCTGATTTTTTGGAAGGATCGATCTCAAGTTCCGAATCGACATGATAGACGAAGCTGCGATGTTTGACGTGAGTAAAAAAGAAGTTTCCTTAAATATACAGAAAAATTCAAGTTCCTTGGTATAATATTCTTGTGCTACCTAACAATGTACATTTTATTTAACGCGAAACCTGCTGAAAATCGTTTCTATCAATAACCATTAATAAGTTTCGAGGCTTCCGGGTGGAAGTTGCGTCCAATAGTATCTGGACAGCGACATTTCGCGACTGATACACGGTATCAGTGTTCCATCCGACTCTGACGAAGCTACGTCGCTGACGAAACGTCAAGGCAAATCTCTTTCCCCAATAACGAACGAAagtttgaatatttaaataacgaCAATCTCGACGGATTGAAATCCGAGCTTAATCGTTTGCAAGGAAATCGTTCGTTTAAAAATAGTTCGACTACTCGTTTCGACATCAAAGAAAATATCATTTTCTTTCAATAATTCATACAAGATTGCTCAAGAAATTGACACAAGATTGACCTGTTAATCTCCCATCAAGAAAAACAAGGAGTTGTTGAACGTCTTTCCTTTGATTCTAACTTCACGCCAGAACCGTAAACGTGTACGTTAGGTGACAATCATGATTGTACTCTGTGCCTGATTCATAAATGCGAGTTATTGTCCAGTTAACACTGGATTTACGGAAACCGTCGATTTCACGTGTTTCAGACCCCGTGCTTGCGGTTggaaaattcgtaaatattatttgttagcgatCGATGCAACGATACCGATACGTAACTCGTTTTAACATCGCTGTCGACGCGAGTTTATAACGCCATTAGACGATCTCGGAATTTATCATGGTTCCGGCCAAAAGGAGAATTCTAAACCAGAGTACACGTTTGGTACACAAGTTAGATACGCTGTTTTTAACCCAACCTTGGCGATACCGTCGAACGCAAATAGCGAGAGGTCGTTGCACAATAAAAAATGTTCGTCTATGATTTTTGCTCTATCCTGTAGCCCAAGCCCGGTTATTAGAACCGCCCTGTACGCGTTTCCCTCTGTCTTTCGGCGCCGATAACTGAAaatagaattcaattttaatcgaCAGATATAGAACGTTCGCGTTGCATGACTTATTGTTGGTATCACCGGGCAACCGTGCGATTAATCCACGACAAGCAACGCGGCGCTCTCGCAACAATAAACAGTCTTGTGCGTCACTTCGTCGTTCGaacgttttgtttttttttttttttcttttttcgttccTTGGTCAATTTTCAAtcgttctttccttttttttttctgcccATTTCTCGTCGCAGATGACGGACGAACTGTTGTTCTCCGCGCTGGGCCTGACCACGGACGCGAGCGTCGAGAGTCAATTATTCTCCCCGAGCCCGATCGCCACCGCCTTACCCAGCGACTTCGAGGCGTCGCCCTGCAGAACGACGCCGCGCGTCGACGACTCGGAGACCATCGACGGCCACGCGATCAACGCCAACCCCATCGAGTGTTACACTGACCTGACTTGCCCCAAGACACCCTGGAACGAGTGGTCCAACAACACCTCCACGTCCTCAGGTACGCCATCATAATTTGTTAATATTCGATAACGTGACCAAATTTACAAATTTCTTTCATTGCAAATTAATCTTCGAAACGTCTCCCCCCCATTTTGCACGACTTTTGAGCACCTTTGCAACACGGTGTGAGTTTaaagtgtcggtcaccggtgaccaccgtagCAGAGTTCACCCTTAACTAGTCAAACGACCGTTTCTCAACTATTTTTTAAACTTCTATGATTGCAAATTAATCTTCGAAACGTTTCCCCTCGATTTTGTACGACTTTTTGCCACACGGTGTGAGTTTaaagtgccggtcaccggtgaccaccgtggcaGAGATCGCCCCTCACTGGTCAAACGACCGTTTCTCAACTATTTTTTAAACTTCTTTGATTGCAAATTAATCTTCGAAACGTTTCCCCCCGATTTTGTACGACTTTTTGCCACACGGTGTGAGTTTaaagtgccggtcaccggtgaccaccgtggcaGAGTTCACCCCTTACGGTCTGAGCCAAGCAACGGATATTCTACTGATCCATTATCGATACCACGTTTTTGCTCGATAAAGGAACGATGATTTTAGAGGTTGAAACACGTTATTTGCTGTACGCAGGGTGTCTGAGCGAGCTGAGCGAGTTGGACTCGGAATTGGAATGGTGCCTAGATAAAAGTTGGAACTCTGGGCTCCCGGAGAGGACACCCCTGTGCACCGCTGGCTGCGAGGGTTTTCTACACTTGCCCCTGTCGAGCCCTCAACAAACGTTTCAACGCGAGGAACCATTATGGGTGCTGGGGATCGATTTGAGAGCACTCGAGGATACTTTGGAAACGAACGGAATAGGTAAGTTTCGAGCACTGCGGAATTATCTATTTAGACTGAAACTAGCGGGAGTATCACTGCATCCGAAAACATTGATTCAGGACGAGGGGCCActtcgattcccccgttggccaCTATTTTAATCGCTCAGAAATCTCTCGCAATTTTCTATTACCAATTCACTATCCACAATTGAGCCATTATCTCGAGAGATCCGCTTGAAACTAACAACTTCTGTCAATCGCAGATTACAACAACAATCGACTAGAGGAGAATCACATCTCATCAGCAGCTACCGCGGCGCTGGCGACCCACGATTACACTAATCGCAGTTTGGCGAACGCGGCGGAGGACCGGTGCTTTCCTTGCACTTATCAGGGTTGCGTGAAGGTACGTTTCAAATCTGGCGAAATGGCGAACCGATTACGAGGAATCACAATTACGATTCGCGTCGTCGAGTCGGAGATATCGGTTTCGTTTTTTGACTAAATTGTCCCCAGCCAGCTGAGAGGTCAGCTCGAGTCTCCGGAGATTTGATCCCCCTTTCGATCTGTCCAGGTCTACGCGAAGGCGTCCCACTTGAAGGCTCATCTGCGTCGACACACGGGTGAGAAGCCGTTCGCCTGCACGTGGTCCGGATGCGGATGGCGTTTCAGCCGTTCGGACGAGCTGGCCAGGCACAGGCGTTCCCATTCGGGGGTGAAACCGTATCCGTGCGAGATGTGCTCGAAACGGTTCGCGCGCAGCGATCACCTGGCCAAGCATCGAAAGGTGCACAGGAAGAACGCTTACCCGTTGTTCCACGGCGGCAGAGGGCTACGCGGCGGGAAGATGAACATTCTGCCGACGGAGACTTAGTCGATCGTCCGCGAACGAAACTCGCCGAGACGCCATCGATCGAGGAGGGAGACGTTGAAAG includes:
- the LOC143348140 gene encoding uncharacterized protein LOC143348140 isoform X1, which codes for MIDEAAMFDMTDELLFSALGLTTDASVESQLFSPSPIATALPSDFEASPCRTTPRVDDSETIDGHAINANPIECYTDLTCPKTPWNEWSNNTSTSSGCLSELSELDSELEWCLDKSWNSGLPERTPLCTAGCEGFLHLPLSSPQQTFQREEPLWVLGIDLRALEDTLETNGIDYNNNRLEENHISSAATAALATHDYTNRSLANAAEDRCFPCTYQGCVKVYAKASHLKAHLRRHTGEKPFACTWSGCGWRFSRSDELARHRRSHSGVKPYPCEMCSKRFARSDHLAKHRKVHRKNAYPLFHGGRGLRGGKMNILPTET
- the LOC143348140 gene encoding uncharacterized protein LOC143348140 isoform X2; translation: MTDELLFSALGLTTDASVESQLFSPSPIATALPSDFEASPCRTTPRVDDSETIDGHAINANPIECYTDLTCPKTPWNEWSNNTSTSSGCLSELSELDSELEWCLDKSWNSGLPERTPLCTAGCEGFLHLPLSSPQQTFQREEPLWVLGIDLRALEDTLETNGIDYNNNRLEENHISSAATAALATHDYTNRSLANAAEDRCFPCTYQGCVKVYAKASHLKAHLRRHTGEKPFACTWSGCGWRFSRSDELARHRRSHSGVKPYPCEMCSKRFARSDHLAKHRKVHRKNAYPLFHGGRGLRGGKMNILPTET